The Hermetia illucens chromosome 2, iHerIll2.2.curated.20191125, whole genome shotgun sequence genomic interval CGCTTGGGCAGATCTCAACTTCAAAGTAGTTAAGTTCatgaataataaattcaagTCTCAAGGTCTTGAAATACAAGATGACATAACACCGATCGATCATTTAAGTTCTGAAAGGCTTACGACCCACATCGTAGACACTATCAATAAAGCTATGGCTCCCTTCAAGTCTACATCAGGACCTAGTTCTGGTGGGATTCAACCAacaattggtccgtcgagcctACCAAACGAGAGGTCAATCGAACCCTCAAAAATAGCGGAGAAGTGGCGGAAGTATTACTAAAACACCAGCAGGACATCGCGAAAGAAGGAGAAATCATAGAAAGAAATTATAAGAAGGATGGCCCTTCGCGTAAAACTGACGAATACTATTCGAGGAAAATCAACAGGCTTAACGAGCTTGTTTCGATATTTCGCTCGAATCATCAACAGCTTCTCCTCTTATTGGATCCAGAAGATCCATACTTCGAATTATACAAGGAGGTGGAAGCCAAGTTCGCCTCATTTAAAGACCTAATGGAAAAAGATCAGTATCAGTTACCGACGAAAATTCCAACTAGCCTTGGACCGGAAGGTCTTTCAACGGCAGTTACTCCGTCTGCCAATGAAAATCAGCGCTATTACTTAAGTGAAGACTTACCGAAACTCCCAGCAATCCAGATACCACTCTTTACCGGTCTTAGTAAAGAATGGAACCAATTCATTGAATTATTCAAATCAGTCATTCACGAGAATAGAACTctaaaaaatatccaaaaattacAATACTTGCTGGGTTATCTTCGAGGAGAAGCGAAAGAAGCCGTGGCACATCTCCGGCTCACAAGTAGCAATTACGAAGCTGCGCTTCTTATTCTGGAAGAACGTTTCTCCAACCCTCGGCAGGTGGCTACCGAATACCTAGATTCAATACTGGACATTAAAAAGCTGGATTATAGATCCACAAACGATGTCATATCCATGTACAATACAATCAGAAACTGCCTTGCCGGTCTACAAAATTTGGGGTACGCGACTAGCCATTGAGATCCCATCATAATTCGTATTATCATGCGAAAATTCGACACTGAAACACTCAGATTATTCGAAGAAAATTTGGGCACCAACAAAGATTTCACATCCGTCGAAAATCTATGCTCTTTTCTACTGAAGAGATATCAACTGTTATCCACAATAAAACAAAAGCCcacaattttcgaaaataaaaataattttactcACCCCCAAAAATGATTGAAACAGAAGGAACGCTTGCTATTAACAACATACGAGGGGAGACCCATAAGTTCCGGGAATTACGTTGTGGTGGGAAGGGAGAATGGGGGAACCTATTGTTTGACCTTATGTCCGTTAGTGTTACGCCACCTGCGTCAGTCTGCGAagttgtgtcgctgtgagtgcatcggttcgcctgtgagattttttttagtaaaacaactttttacatttcggcgaaaacgtaatggcagattgtcgagaacaacgcgcggctgtgaaattttgtttcctgttggAGAAATCGGCCgcggaaactattgtaatgcttaagACTGTTTATGGGGATACTGCAttaagtaaaaccagagtttacgattggttttcacgctttaaaaatggagaaatgtctattgaaaaccaacttcgttcaggacgcccctcaacgtcaagaactgatgaaaacgtcgacaaaataaatgccctcgttcgtgaagaccgtcgccgaatcattgatcaactctgtgagatgtcgggaatgtcatggagttcaattcagagaattttatccgaaAATTTGCACATGAGAAGTTTTGCAGGCAGATTCGACCCGCGCCTTCTCACAGACGAGCAAAGGGAGCGtcgacttcaggcatgttttgagcttcaaaatcagctcgaagaggACCCTGAATTTGTTTTCCAAGATGATTATTGGTGATGAATCGTGGTGCTATGGATACGACCCCGAAACAAAGAAGCAATCAAGCCAGTGGAAGAGCTGGCTCTCCTCGTCCCAAAAAAACTCGCCAAGTGAGGTGAAACATAAAGACAATGCTCATTTGTTTCTTCGATTGCAGAGGTGTTGTGCACGCGGAGTTCGTTCCCCCGGGACAAACTGtcaagtgaagcccatggtgttttacgtaggcacctgtcgtgaaacttaatcctacggtctgtggcgcggcaggattcgcggcatttgaaatttatttcgaatgttgcgaatgcgagcgaatagatggcgcggatctatccactttgcgtagcacgccacgggagtggaggaccggcgagaaaagtgtgccatgagttaggggcagaaaagaaacaagggAAGCGAGacctctcttctgcctctaacgttttggAAATGAGGTATCCAACCGTGGCTCTgaactcgggatgtggagatgcgacacgttttcgtgatgtttacaacggcactccacactcaactgtagatgcgaacgcgtgaaaatcgcttgccgtacggtctactgatgtttttgatggatttctcagtctttggaaattctatttctgccgtgttgctcggacgaattttgtcgttaatagaacttcaccaatggcggcgatggcggacaatttgttacttttttaatatcggggtcaccaaaaaggcggtctctttgtccaggctgaaacccgcgtgcgccccgaagcaacgtcgtgtccgctttgtggattaacggcgaacgaagttcggggatcagtcgccgaaacccctaggtttcatctgggggcggagtgatgtggcgcggcaggattcgcggcattcgaaatttatttcgaatgttgcgagtgcgagcgaatagatggcgcggatctatccactttgcgtagcacgccacgggagtggaggaccggcgagaaaagtgtgccatgagttaggggcagaaaagaaacaagggaagtatgtggcgcggcaggattcgcggcattcgaaatttatttcgaatgttgcgagtgcgagcgaatagatggcgcggatctatccactttgcgtagcacgccacgggagtggaggaccggcgagaaaagtgtgccatgagttaggggcagaaaagaaacaagggaagtgatgtggcgcggcaggattcgcggcattcgaaatttatttcgaatgttgcgagtgcgagcgaatagatggcgcggatctatccactttgcgtagcacgccacgggagtggaggaccggcgagaaaagtgtgccatgagttaggggcagaaaagaaacaagggAAGCGAGacctctcttctgcctctaacgttttggAAATGAGGTATCCAACCGTGGCTCTGAACTCGtgacttaaaattaaaaatatcgtttgtaatttttctctcttagagatttgaatgcagttttagTACGACTACCCCACTACAATGTCAATTAACAAAGTgtttaattaataaagttaaattcaaaaataaaattaaataaatacttaaggtcctcttaagacacggattgattttgtgaccacagacagagccccgctgagacaagcaacaacggtaccagtctataccaagtgcatggcttagcattcatactggtggatgcaagaattacttaaatctctaccgaactatggagtacggcacccgtgttgatacgcaacaccacgtcgaggcctgaaggtctcttctcgcttgagcataaccacaaccaccataaaactcccactagggggaccaaccgcaaataacggagctgtcctcacatacaacaggagttcacccgaagtatgtgagtccaggggctttcccagttcccatggtaccagtatacccctggtaaggtttcgtgaccaatttgccatttcagatgagtccccgtgcagactcgagtctgatcgccctgattaggcctttggagcattcacctactgaatcacggccggcaaaccaaagtgattacagcgtctcccggtgccaccactatggaggttctcctcgaccacttggttttggtttggccgatagggttgcccgGGCACCGGGTCAAACTGTCAACCAGAAATTCTATTTGgaggttttgaaaagaaaaggacAGATCTTTGACGCACAGGCGACTGGTTCTTCCATCATGTCAACGCGCCGACCCACACCGCCCtttccgtgaagcaatttttgacCCCTCCCCACCCTCATACTCACCGTATCTAGCCCCTTGTGACTTCTTTTTATTTCCCAGAAtcaaaaggaatatgaaaggaaagcttttgccactgtggaggagatgaaacaaaaatcgctggaaggcttaacggacatcccgatgagtgaatttaaaaaatgttttcaataattgaagaatcgtttggagaagtgcattgtagtcaaaggcgaatattttgaaggtgatcaaaatttggtgtaaaatgATTgggaaataaagaagttatgacgaaattcccGGTTTTTTTTGGGGGTCCCCCTCGTAGAATGGAAGTTTATTCCGCCAGGAAGTCCACATTTCGAGGGAATCTGGGAATGTCGGTTTGGTACAAGTTCATAGATCTGAGCCGAATCCACACTGACTTCTTAACCCAGTTCTTACCCAGTTAGCTTTCGGATGGCTGGAACAAATCCAACATTGGTACGAGACACTGTACAGGATGAAATCAGGACTTGGACATTTTGCAGAAATATGCTCCCCAAGCTCATTTTACCGTACACTTACTGAAGTGCAATCAAAACTGGGACATTTCCACCTCTGAAAATAGCGTCATCATATCAGGATATCGCATCGCTCCTAATATATTAAGAAATGTGAACGGAGATTTTCCGTTTTACTGtttaaaatttaattcactTTGTCCGAAATTTAAAGAAATGCTCATGATTGAAATTATTGTAAACTTTTCATTCGACAATGTacgtttaataaaaaaaaaatatacacaggcGAAAATGAATGATAATGAAATCTTATCCAACTAGAAGTGTTCGGTTCAACATTTTGTTCGTTGTAGGCGAATCGAAATTGTATTTAGACTTACTCTCTTAGAAAAAATAATCACACAACAAAACCtatatcaaaaatttacttatttttgatTGCATTTTGCCAATTCGCTATAAGTAGGTCTAGCCTTATCTTCTACTTTCATTTAAGCGCTAActttatgtataatatatatcaaaaatgaaaatatatatcgTAAAATACTTTGTGgtatataaaaatcaaaaaaagatTTAAACGTTCTGTAGAAATTGCTTTCGAAAATTTACAATAATTTATCAGAAAAAGCACCAATTGAACTTTATGCAAAACATTGAGAGGGGTAGTCGGTTGTCCAGTCGATTGTAAGATGATGCGACTTCTGTCGCGTTCATTTATCTATTTTATTAGAAAGTCTGCTGTCATGGATCGAGTGTTTAATTATTGCGGAGGATGATCAATACGATGTTACCAACTTTGTGCTAAAACGGATCGCTGTAAATTCGATGAGCTTGGAAAGGCTGGTGACTGAATATAGTTTCGAACCCATCAGATTATTCCGGGGGATCAACAAAGCGGAGGCCTGGCAGATACTAGATCAAATTCTCAAAAGATACATTTTACGATTACAATTGTAAACTTTCAACTGCATCCAGCCCCTTTCCAAACTCATGTAATGGCACACGGTATAAAAAATGGCAATTACATTCTGAGTTCTCATCGTTAGAAATGAATTTAAATCGCTAGACGTTTCCCTCAGACAACTTTCATCTTGTATaagaaaaaattgtataaaagttTCCAGTGGAAAAATTGACGATCAAACTGTTTCCTTATTAAATACTAcatcaaaccgaaaaataaagcgcaaaaagaaaaatacatgTAAAATGTAGCCACATCCATAATTGATAGGGTTTCAAGGAACAAATCGTTGGTATCGTTAAGTGCATTCTGCTCCCGATCGAAATATCAAATGATTCTTCGTTAATTTGTataaaaagcaaataaatatcTTAAGGCCGGATACAAAGCAATACGTTTCGTATTTGCAAATCTATGAACAAGTGAATACTCCTTGAGCCATCAGACTTCAGTGTAGACTTCCAAACCGATCGAGACAGAACACACTTAAAAAAATCATTGGCAGGTTATGCAAACCTTATTAACTCTTATCCATAATCCACAATCGATTGAAGAAGTTTTTTTCATTTAGCTGCAGGCGTGGCAACCTTAATGAGAACGTCATTAGCATGTGGAGTGTCCATTTTGTTGAGATCAATCTTTTCCATTTCCGCTTCCAGATTCAAGCAGTTTTTGACGGCATTCGATGTAGAGTCTTCGTGGTGCGTTTGCGACTTGGTAAAAGCGTTTGTAGCGGCAGTTGTTGTTTTCTTCAACGAGTTGAGAAGTGTCTTCTCTTTAGAACTGTGATTAGATGACTTCTCTTTATCTTTATCTTTCTCCTTGTCCTTATCTTTTTCCTTgtttttatctttattcttatttttaaagCGTGGGAATATGCAACTGTTCGGAAGGAATCCACCTAATTTCTCCTTTTTCGTAGTTGTTGAGGTCGTGGTGCAGGCAGTCGACGATGAAGACGAGTTTGTGGTGGTAGACGAGGCCGAGGTGGGGGTCGATGAAACTGGACTCGTTGCAGTTGATGTGGCCTCTGCAGATTTTCCGAGCGCGATTTCCGAACCAGGTAATGTTATGGCCGTTGACTGAGATTCATTTGTCGGGGAGGCACCGTTCTGACTCTTACTATTTCGACCCCCATTGTTCGCCGTATTATTTGTCATTTGATCCTTAGCACcaattttcaatgatttcgaCGAATCAGTTTGATCTAATCCATTTTTTGAGTCTTCCACAACTACGACATCCATCTTTTCTCTAACATCATTCACACTATTTTTTACGTTATTTGcattattattgttaattgCACTTTGTGCCACCGTATTTGGTGGATTGGTGTTGTCTGATGAATTAGGTTCCGTAGAATTAGAATTCTGAGACAAAGCTGTCTCGGGTCCGAATTCCATGTATGTCACCTTATTGTCAGAAGCATTTATGTTTGATGGGTTTTGTGGGTTTGTCGGCGATGATGTTTGTGAGATTTTTTGCGATGAGTTTTGTGATGTTTGTGGGACTTTTTGCGATGCGTTCTGTTGGGCGTTTTGCGGGGAGGACTCATGTTTTTGGGGAAAAAACATTTGTTGTGGCGGCGGTACATGATTGTGCTGTTGCATCATTTGCTCTTCACGCTCGCGATCACGTTGCGCTTGTACTGCATTCCAAACATCTTTTAGCTCCCCCGATATATCACGATCTTTGAGAATAACAGCGTTTCTGTAAATTTCAAGGTAAATTGCAAAATAAGTCAACGGATTCCTGAAGGGGTCCTTAAAATTTCTTCTTGAAAATTATAATTACCTGTTTAACTTGAGATCAGGATTCATAGCTTCTACGAAATCGCACATTAACTCAATCATAGCCCGGCGTTCCTAAAAAGCAGAAGAATGACACATAAATTAAAATGATATAACAAGGatgaattattattttgaaacagGGAAGAGGAAAAATGAATATATTTAgtcggcctggtctgattatgcttcggatgaaagttgcataattcgccAAATCCTCACACAACCTCCTcacggtggccgctggaaacctgCTTCGGACAGGACAGGCTGTAGTAGGCGCATCCAACTGACgtggatctgcttgtctgctagGGGCAAGTGGTCCTGACGGGGGAAtaagccgaagcaacagcccggggatacTCCTCTCCGCACATGAGAAGGTGATAATAGGAcctcaagccaaggtggaacagcatacgccgagggctgcgtgaccAATGCGAAGCTTGCTcttatgcgaactctgaataccttgggaaacttcagtttcaaataagacctttactctggtggccgggctagccagggtggacatccTTGCCGGACTACTCACTTAACCAAGCCATGGATTCAATtattaaacaaatcgggaaaccagaagcttgacgcttcaggtatagagTTTTTTGttaccctatgtgaggagcgttgagtgcatgacagttccgtgtgcacatagttaaaaaattccattgtcctGAAAAGGATCACGACGACCTACAAAGGAATATTGAGGCTTCAATATTGAGCAAGCGACCGTCTGCCTAAGTTAAACAATGGTTGCGACAGTATAAAGATCTTGACGAGGACCCCACAAAGGAGGAAATTTGTGCAGTGTTCAAACACCAATTGAAActggaggacttgcaggaaaTGGACATCAAGAACCTAAGGAGAGCGTACGGTAGAACACAGGCAGCGACCCCTACTATGTTTGTGACTTCAGCTAGAAAAGCACTGTCTGCAGATAAAATCCGCATCGGATGGATCGTGTGAAGACTACGCGAGGAAATTCcagtaaaaaattttaaatgcctCAGGTTTGGACATATAGCGAAGGATTGCAATAGAACCACTGATAAATCCAAACTCCAATCCAATCATTGGGGAAGGACTACAGTAAAAACCCTTATTGCCTTCTATGCAGGGAAATCGAACATCGCAATTGCAACCACATAACGAGTAATACCAGGTGTTCAGCCTACAGGATCGCTTTAAGTACCCTACGTAAATGAGAATCATCCAGCTGAATTTAATCACTGCCAAGCCACCCAGAATCTCCTAGCACAGAAAGTGTATGAAGAGGGAATCGATGTTGCAATTGACTGCGAAcaatacaaaagcctccatcACGGCGTTTCGGAAACAGACATAAGTGCTGCGGTAATCGCGAACACGATTTTGAAAGggttaagatcgatgacctcgacatttacagctgctatgccgcCCCAAATATGACATTACCAGAGTATTGCAAAATGCTAGATAGACTGGCGAGAGACGccaaagatcatcatcatcaattcaatcaaattaatgcttcaagcgactctgtgatgaggcaaACTCCGATCCATGGGGAGGAGGGTACAAGTCGGTTAAGTCGGCAATAAAAGGCAGAGTgtcccctcctattatgtgccctagattattgtgggagatagtctcgacatccggaaacaatcttcacaatgataccaatgagcgccgaagacatCTCTCCAATAACCACAGACGAACTCTTGGACGCAATGAAAAACGTCCGGGAAACCGCAGCCCCCGGCATTAatcgaatccccaacaaggcgctgaaactggAAATAAGAATGGCACCAGGCATATTCGCACGGGTGTTTACAGACTACCTAAAAGAAGAatccttccccgcagagtggaaaatacaaaaagcttgtattgatgcCGAAGACAGGTAAGCAATAAGTGAACCAACCGACCGACATCGACCTACATGTCTTCTAAATAGAATAGGGAAGGTCCTCGACGGAGTAATCTATATCCATTAATTTATAGTGacggttatttatcaaataggcaatttggcttccggaaggctcgatCACCGGTTGATGCTACCGAACTGGTTTTTaagctagccagaaaagcctacgacgCACTGATGACAATGGAACTATATCATCGAAGCGCTTATCGCGGCAAAAACACAAAAacgtaaaaatatatatataaatataatcttcgactacttccgacagcagaagctactttatgattcgAACTAAAGGTCAGAGATGTAATAACGGTAGGAGTTCCGCAGGGTTctgttctgggtcctttgctatggAACGTAATGTATGATGGCGTTTTACAGCTCCCAGTAGCTAAGCAAACCGTGGTCgttggattcgcagatgacgttggagtggtcgTAATATCTAATCACCATGACGAAATAGAGATATGTGCGAATAACACTATACGACGATCAAGTCTTGACTTAAAGACTACGTGCTGAAACTTGCCGAtcacaagacggagttggtgctcttttCAAAGCGGCGTAAACAGAAAATTGTCgaaattttatgaaataataaaaaacttgtttctttttcgttggtgtggatatttattcttccaaacaccgatatttcgggaaccacttgttcccttcatcagtactaacaagtTTGCTTATCTGTAGGCTTATTAGTTGTATTTATACTagtctaaatctatactatatactataatattatatgatgaagggaacaagtggttcccgaaatatcgatatttgcaagaataaatatccacaccaacgaaaaagaaacaacacgttttttattatttcagataattaatcgttggaaacaccgcataattacactcagattgttgaaatttgcatgggCGCATGTCGTTGgttctcagccatcgctgaaatacctgggagtaacattcgactccaagctgaactgtaaaccccacttaaagctcactgggcagaaagcggcaACTATCaactcaacactggcaaggatggtTCCAAATGTAGGCGTCCCAAaacacagtcgacgattacttttatcacgagtcgtcagctctgtccTCTTATATGCTGTACCAACTTAGACGTCGGCgatgaaaatcagaaaaaatcgcAGAAAGCTTCAAGCTGTCACTGGGTGCAttgcaaacagcatgggaccaggcggagagaggcgatggacacacaggcttatcccagataTAAGTAtatggactatgcggaaccccggtgagacgagttatgatctgactcagttcttaaccggacatggtggatacaggaattacctctataggttcggtctagatgactCGCCCGATTACCCCACGTGTGAAGatgcagccgaaaatgcaggacaggttttcttcgcctgcccaagatttaaaagcgcaaggagaaagcttgaaacggGGCTAAATTCAATCGAATACAACATGGAACGcagtagttgcaatggtgaaccGGTGAAACGCCACGCAAAGCaatagcagctcgtttagagtaAACAGGAACAGTAaaaactgaacagccccgcgaagcaaatATCAGAACGGTTCTCGCGCGGGTAGAATGTGGGATAAGGATCCGGCATGCGTGTCATaaattccagatgcgtatcctgGATAGATTTCCCTCagccaaaaaaaagaagacagacagtgtatcgattttaataacattttgttttacacaaaacattaaaaagggctggggggaattgaatttcaatatttcactcgaaagtcaattattctcgttaattatgacgtcagcatcttattttatGGTTTAGGATTGcgataaattcgcacgaaattaataagttcgaactcctataactttgacactaatagtcggattttcattaTCTGTTGTCACGCGcatgcacgatactgtcctctatgccggtgcacaATTTAGTAGTcctagcataaacttaaggcgagttttctaaaagttggtaatattctattagtaagtttatttgggcatATATCGCAATGgaacacctaaatttatgtcacccgCTGTATGCATGagatttcataattcccatctcTCCACCAAAGttcgttcggatcagtttaACCGCTTTGAAgacaagtgcgtgtgacagacaatgaatcgattttaataagattttcgaAAATAGCTGTTGAGGGCAGTAcaatcggtgccagccgtagcaccgttgtgctgaaatgAACCGCAGGTGCCTCCCGGAGCGAGACGGCAGACAGACTGttggtttccagcttggaatccactgccatcaAGCTGGATGTAACGAATACTAAACATTGTACTCCTTACctgaaaccctcgacgtcgggggatcTCTCGAAAGTAACGATCGACAAGTATGTCAGTCGTCCAATGATGCTCTGCTTAAGAACCAGCACCAGAAAGCCATGCATATTTGCGAAGCCCACCGCTCTAAAACGCAGTCGATCTCAAGACAAGGTCGAACAAAAATAcaagtgggcaagagctcggacgctaagcaacctctggAGTAAAGTaagcgaaacccttcagcgacgtggccacgAGCCACTTGCGTGTAGCGCTGGCAGATGGCAATTCGAAGGTgctgaccagtgttgaggccaggctgtggGGGTCATTGAGCAGCTCCTGG includes:
- the LOC119647878 gene encoding uncharacterized protein DDB_G0271670 yields the protein MSVAGSSAEHELENGTVSASEPGSSTNAPTAQVPSSSSPTKGGVDLPFGPNSEILNQPQSPPHNYRHSRAYRHFKNPPQPHMCIRVTTVGGEEVFINVLSWTRIVVPQEPTDPIPLYGGMKVPPGSPRCPPLVYAVMANPEVLKDSGRHSKDPEERRAMIELMCDFVEAMNPDLKLNRNAVILKDRDISGELKDVWNAVQAQRDREREEQMMQQHNHVPPPQQMFFPQKHESSPQNAQQNASQKVPQTSQNSSQKISQTSSPTNPQNPSNINASDNKVTYMEFGPETALSQNSNSTEPNSSDNTNPPNTVAQSAINNNNANNVKNSVNDVREKMDVVVVEDSKNGLDQTDSSKSLKIGAKDQMTNNTANNGGRNSKSQNGASPTNESQSTAITLPGSEIALGKSAEATSTATSPVSSTPTSASSTTTNSSSSSTACTTTSTTTKKEKLGGFLPNSCIFPRFKNKNKDKNKEKDKDKEKDKDKEKSSNHSSKEKTLLNSLKKTTTAATNAFTKSQTHHEDSTSNAVKNCLNLEAEMEKIDLNKMDTPHANDVLIKVATPAAK